A genomic window from Anopheles ziemanni chromosome X, idAnoZiCoDA_A2_x.2, whole genome shotgun sequence includes:
- the LOC131291254 gene encoding LOW QUALITY PROTEIN: histone deacetylase 4 (The sequence of the model RefSeq protein was modified relative to this genomic sequence to represent the inferred CDS: substituted 1 base at 1 genomic stop codon) — MHSFYNEEMARDSTMGRDRVLVVPNAGIALNSGSSSQITAPADISQQILELQKEQELEKQKLWHAFQEKNKELEMQHRQQLEHKFQVSXELRDQRIAEEAAQQRERREREAIKRKEKHDCSANASSEVKQKLQTFLIQKKQAAASNGLTSPLPYRNWGVVKSSSGESLPGGAVAAAVSSHPYKIPPPPSSIAKYDADFPLRKTASEPNLLKIRLKQRVIEKRSLNGPLAARRQERLRRLQKQQHNQAALTQAATSTYPPFLLRAHSHHCPPAVSVAGTTDSGPNSPPTVGSRASPTNAPIQEENEDPQYGNGAVRSSINDLSLFSSPSMPNISLGRPHLGTSITHSTTHPLCLQAINSMRPAHLGPGAGGGPAGGPPPMGNPFVNPILEMAEQHLHHNQAVAAAAAAAAAAAGVVGLDRTQLTAIHAAGSSAASIYHHHHHHHQQSITDAHVAQARLNRQGHRPLGRTQSAPLPLGHPMLAGAAGAAMMNISHTHFENSDAERQAYEQHLLMKQKIRHTALSRAANCVNREPQLREEVESNEVMDLTDKKQPPKTVLASSVIKSTSHSHLLGPPSSHDEIGRMNAAAAAAAAAAQHHHQQQQQHQHQQQQQQQQQQQQQQQHQQHLSELMQQHQYHRERELFMRRSMHLSVLEDPYAHHVMAGGGGGAPPGGAAASSLSLRPLARTSSSPLVHLSSDVGGQQQSMFSDTGQQQQQQQQQTGGQGDDAQPPVNLTVQNRSRSLLSYTHEGIVPASGGDGGSVSGGSSPGVALQLTTSASASAIIGHHHHHHHHESEAVQQKPVPSSSSSSSLTAGSTALAFDSLMLKHVCACGDNANHPEHSGRLQSIWSRLASTGLAARCEKLRVRKATQDELQSIHTEAHALLFGTSQLNRAKVDTSRVSFVRLACGGVGVDLDTTWNEHHTAAAARMAAGCVIDLSYRVARGETRNGFAVVRPPGHHAEADAAMGFCFFNSIAIAARLLRRRLPHEMRRVLIVDWDVHHGNGTQQVFYDDASVLYLSIHRHDDGNFFPGTGGPTECGVGAGVGYNVNVAWSGGVNPPLGDAEYLAAFRTVVMPIARDFNPDIVLVSAGFDAAIGHPAPLGGYVVSPACFGHLTRELMQLADGKLVLALEGGYNLPAICDSAEECVRALLGESTSAIAPSELGRVPCPAAVETLQKTIAIQVSHWPCVKRYAHTVALSALQAHSSEREESDTVTAMAGLSMQPLKRTSEVACKDSEEPMEQDESK; from the exons AAGAAATGGCACGTGATTCGACGATGGGCAGAGACCGAGTGCTAGTCGTACCGAACGCCGGCATCGCCCTCAACAGCGGCTCGTCGTCCCAGATAACGGCCCCGGCTGACATCAGTCAGCAGATACTGGAG CTGCAAAAGGAGCAGGAGCTAGAGAAGCAGAAACTGTGGCACGCGTTTCAGGAGAAGAACAAAGAGCTCGAGATGCAGCACCGCCAGCAGTTGGAGCACAAGTTTCAGGTAT cgtAGGAGTTACGCGACCAAAGGATAGCGGAGGAAGCCGCCCAGCAACGGGAAAGGCGCGAGCGGGAGGCGATCAAGCGCAAGGAAAAGCATGACTGCAGTGCGAACGCCAGCTCGGAGGTGAAGCAGAAGCTGCAG ACATTTCTAATTCAGAAAAAGCAGGCGGCTGCATCGAACGGTTTGACGTCACCGTTACCGTACAGAAACTG GGGCGTGGTAAAGTCATCCTCGGGCGAGTCGCTCCCTGGCGGAGCGGTTGCCGCCGCGGTCAGCTCGCATCCGTACAAAATCCCACCACCGCCGAGCTCGATCGCCAAGTACGATGCGGACTTTCCGCTCCGCAAGACCG CATCCGAGCCGAACCTGCTAAAAATCCGCCTCAAGCAGCGCGTTATCGAAAAGCGTTCCCTCAATGGGCCGCTGGCCGCGCGCCGCCAGGAGCGCTTGCGCCGGCtacagaagcagcagcataaCCAGGCCGCCCTAACGCAGGCAGCAACAAGTACGTATCCGCCATTTCTGCTCCGTGCTCATTCCCACC ATTGCCCACCGGCGGTCAGTGTTGCCGGGACGACCGATTCCGGGCCGAACTCGCCGCCGACCGTCGGTAGCCGCGCGTCGCCGACGAACGCGCCGATTCAGGAGGAAAACGAGGACCCGCAGTACGGCAATGGGGCGGTCCGGTCGAGTATCAACGATCTGTCGCTGTTCAGCTCACCCTCGATGCCGAACATTTCGCTCGGCCGGCCGCACCTCGGGACGTCCATCACCCATTCGACCACG CACCCTCTCTGTTTGCAGGCTATCAATTCGATGAGACCGGCACACCTCGGTCCCGGTGCAGGAGGAGGCCCGGCCGGCGGTCCGCCTCCGATGGGCAATCCCTTTGTCAACCCGATACTGGAGATGGCCGAGCAGCATCTACACCACAACCAGGCCGTCGCGGCAGCGGCAGCcgcagcggcggcggccgcgGGCGTGGTCGGCCTCGATCGGACGCAGCTGACCGCCATCCATGCGGCCGGCAGCTCGGCCGCCTCGAtctaccaccatcatcaccaccatcaccagcagTCGATCACGGACGCGCACGTTGCCCAGGCGCGGCTCAACCGGCAGGGACATCGGCCGCTCGGACGCACCCAGTCGGCTCCGCTACCCCTCGGCCACCCGATGCTGGCCGGAGCGGCCGGCGCCGCCATGATGAACATCTCGCACACGCACTTCGAGAACAGCGAC GCCGAACGGCAGGCGTACGAGCAGCATCTGCTGATGAAGCAAAAGATCCGCCACACGGCACTCTCGCGCGCCGCCAACTGCGTCAACCGGGAGCCGCAGCTGCGCGAGGAGGTCGAGTCGAACGAGGTGATGGACCTGACGGACAAGAAGCAGCCACCGAAGACGGTGCTGGCGAGCAGCGTCATCAAGAGCACGTCGCACTCGCACCTGCTCGGACCGCCGTCCTCGCACGACGAGATTGGGCGCATGAAtgcggcagcagcggcagcggccgccgccgcccaacatcaccaccagcaacagcagcagcaccagcaccagcagcagcagcagcaacagcagcagcagcagcagcagcagcaacaccagcagcacctGTCCGAGCTGATGCAGCAGCATCAGTATCATCGTGAGCGGGAGCTCTTCATGCGCCGGTCGATGCACCTGTCCGTGCTGGAGGATCCGTACGCACATCATGTCATggccggcggcggtggcggcgctccacccggaggagcagcagcatccaGTCTGTCGCTGCGGCCACTCGCGCGAACCTCCTCCAGCCCGCTGGTGCACCTTAGCAGTGATGTAGGCGGCCAGCAGCAAAGCATGTTTTCCGACactggccagcagcagcagcagcagcagcagcagaccgGCGGACAGGGTGACGATGCACAGCCACCGGTGAACCTGACCGTGCAGAACCGCAGCCGCTCGCTGCTAAGCTACACGCACGAAGGCATTGTGCCGGCGTCGGGAGGCGATGGAGGCTCCGTGTCCGGCGGCAGCTCGCCGGGGGTGGCGCTGCAGCTCACTACCTCCGCGTCCGCGTCGGCCATCATcggacaccaccaccaccaccaccaccatgagAGTGAGGCGGTCCAGCAGAAGCCGGTaccgtcctcgtcgtcgtcgtcgtcgctgaCCGCCGGCAGCACCGCGCTCGCCTTCGACAGCCTGATGCTGAAGCACGTGTGCGCGTGCGGCGACAACGCGAACCATCCGGAGCACAGCGGGCGCCTGCAGAGCATCTGGTCGCGGCTGGCCAGCACCGGGCTGGCGGCCCGCTGCGAGAAGCTGCGCGTCCGCAAGGCGACCCAGGACGAGCTGCAGTCCATCCACACGGAGGCGCACGCACTGCTGTTCGGCACGAGCCAGCTGAACCGCGCCAAGGTGGACACGAGCCGCGTCAGCTTCGTGCGGCTAGCTTGCGGGGGCGTCGGCGTCGATCTCGACACCACCTGGAACGAGCATCACACGGCAGCGGCGGCCCGCATGGCCGCCGGTTGCGTCATCGACCTGAGCTACCGGGTGGCGCGTGGCGAAACGCGCAACGGGTTCGCCGTCGTGCGCCCGCCCGGCCACCACGCCGAGGCGGACGCCGCCATGGGCTTCTGCTTCTTCaactcgatcgcgatcgccgCCCGGCTGCTGCGGCGCCGCCTGCCGCACGAGATGCGCCGCGTGCTGATCGTCGACTGGGACGTGCACCACGGCAACGGCACGCAGCAGGTGTTCTACGACGACGCGTCCGTGCTCTACCTCTCCATCCACCGGCACGACGACGGCAACTTCTTCCCCGGCACCGGCGGCCCCACCGAGTGCGGCGTCGGCGCCGGCGTCGGCTACAACGTCAACGTGGCCTGGTCCGGCGGCGTCAATCCGCCGCTCGGCGACGCCGAGTATCTGGCCGCGTTCCGCACCGTCGTCATGCCGATCGCGCGCGACTTCAATCCCGACATCGTGCTCGTGTCGGCCGGCTTCGATGCCGCCATCGGCCATCCGGCCCCCCTCGGCGGTTACGTCGTGTCACCCGCCTGCTTCGGTCACCTCACACGCGAGCTTATGCAGCTTGCTGACGGAAAG CTTGTGCTCGCCCTCGAGGGAGGTTACAATCTGCCGGCGATCTGTGACTCGGCGGAGGAGTGCGTGCGAGCGCTGCTCGGGGAGAGTACGTCCGCAATCGCGCCGTCGGAGCTGGGCCGCGTCCCCTGCCCGGCGGCCGTCGAGACGCTACAGAAAACGATCGCGATACAGGTGTCGCACTGGCCGTGCGTCAAGCGGTACGCCCACACGGTCGCCCTGTCCGCGCTGCAGGCACACAGCAGCGAGCGTGAGGAGTCGGACACCGTGACAGCGATGGCCGGGTTGTCGATGCAACCGTTGAAACG CACGTCCGAGGTGGCCTGCAAGGATTCGGAAGAACCGATGGAACAAGACGAGTCGAAGTAA